The genomic region GAAAAGGGCTCAAGAAAAATTGGTTCTGATTCTTGTTTCTGCATTGAAATCCCATGATGCAAGAGCTTCATCACCTCCAAGCTTTTCTTGATCTTTAGCTGATGTTAGTTAGATCACTTCTTTCTTAACAGTACTAGTTATTTCATCCTTAAAAGTGGTGATGAGATGATCAATTCTTGTAGAATACACTAACACACACATGAATCAACTACCGTATTTTTTACATGAAACATCATTAAAATTTTCGGTTCTTGTTTGCACGAAAAGGCGCAACATCAGGCATCGGTGCTGAGACAGCAAGAGTGCTGGCCAAGAGGGGTGTGAGAGTAGTAATTCCAGCAAGGAATTTGAGGAAGGCAGAAAAGGTGAAGGAGAGTATACAAAGGGAGAGTCCAGAAGCCGAAATAATCATCTTGGAGATAGATTTGAGCTCATTTGCTTCAATCCAGAGATGTTGTTCTGAGTTCTTGTCTTTAGGACTACCTCTTCATATCCTCATGTATGCATTTTCTCTGTCTTTCTCTTTGTTGTTTTACTTTTCTGCTGTCTTTAATGTCTGAAACTGATggaaaataccaaaattccTACATCATGTGCAGAAACAATGCCGGCAAATACTCACAGAAGTTGGAATTTTCTGAGGACAAAATTGAGCTAACTTTTGCCACTAATTACTTAGGTATTTtttctcctcctcttctcTTAACTTTGAGTTTCTTAGTTTAATCAAGAACCACACTGAAatgtctttttctatttttttttcacctCTCAGCATATGAATTGACATTAGTCCATGATCAAGAGTTGAAGCCATTTTGAATACgctttattttcttctgaTATTATACTTCTCGACCATCGAACGTTGAACTTTAGAAGTTACTCATAGTTTGAATAACAACACAAACACAATGCTCTTagtttttttatctcattaaCAGTTTTAGAATCATATCTTTCTGATAAGGGGTGTCGGCGTAATTGTtcaaatagtaaataatattttttttgtaaattggCAATGATTTAGGGGGTACTATGTAATTACCCCTAGTTACGATGTCCAATTTGAACTgtgtaagaaaatgaaaaagtgaaAGGGAACTGACACTTTTACTCTTGCCTTTTTTAAGGTCATTTTCTGTTAACAGAGATGCTGTTAGGGAAAATGGTGGAGACAGCATCACAATCCTGCATCCAAGGGAGAATAGTGAATGTCTCTTCTGTGATCCACAATTGGGTAGACAGAAAACACTTTTGTTTCAGCAAATTGCTCAGTCCAAAAAGGTAAAGAAAACATTGTCTTTACAGACAGCTGATGTCCTGAAAAACAAGAACCATGAAGCTGCTGAGGACTcagtgttttttcttttgcatatACTTTATGATTATTCCTTTGTTGCTCCTTCAACTTCATATTCTGGTTAAGTATGTGTAGTTCTCTTGCATGCAGTTACAACGGTACCCGCGCATA from Sesamum indicum cultivar Zhongzhi No. 13 linkage group LG3, S_indicum_v1.0, whole genome shotgun sequence harbors:
- the LOC105157255 gene encoding short-chain dehydrogenase TIC 32, chloroplastic isoform X2, whose protein sequence is MPTSHQLTAIVTGATSGIGAETARVLAKRGVRVVIPARNLRKAEKVKESIQRESPEAEIIILEIDLSSFASIQRCCSEFLSLGLPLHILINNAGKYSQKLEFSEDKIELTFATNYLGHFLLTEMLLGKMVETASQSCIQGRIVNVSSVIHNWVDRKHFCFSKLLSPKSYNGTRAYAQSKLANILHAKELARQLKARKANVTINAVHPGIVKTGIIRDYRGFITDSLYFMASKLLKSTSQGAATTCYVALSPQTAGLSGKYFADCNESRCSALANEEAEARKLWKQTRALIHRRFLVPVGQNVKGSSTN